In the genome of Nonlabens sp. MB-3u-79, one region contains:
- a CDS encoding aminotransferase class V-fold PLP-dependent enzyme yields MTDQFPILKKYIYLNTANHGLVSQDLIDYRRSLNEKMRDEASIFTNKRNDFIDEVRHSIANFMDADPDFTAVIPNFSTGFNTLINGMDPKAIVLLLKGDYPSVNWPVETRGFQTHYVAIDEQMEEHIISVCEKQRPDFFCFSMVQYISGIQMDLDFLNDLKKRFPDMIMIADATQYVGSEEFCFRESGIDIILASCYKWLHAGDGNGFICVKEEVQEHIFPKEIGFRSARNVMNSNVTFISRFEPGHQDMIAFGSLQQAILKVHELGWKKVSDPVKDLSKIAKAAFEKRNLLSSVVCSRKNHSSIFNIKGDQKLYEKLLENNIITSLRGDGIRVSFSYFNTAKDLNKLLEVLGL; encoded by the coding sequence ATGACAGATCAATTTCCAATTCTTAAAAAATACATCTATCTCAACACGGCAAATCACGGATTGGTCTCTCAAGACCTTATCGATTACCGCAGGTCGCTCAATGAGAAGATGCGCGATGAAGCTTCTATTTTTACCAATAAGCGCAATGATTTTATTGATGAGGTACGTCATAGCATCGCTAATTTTATGGATGCCGATCCAGATTTTACGGCTGTTATTCCCAATTTTTCAACGGGTTTCAATACGTTGATCAATGGCATGGATCCTAAGGCTATTGTTTTACTCTTAAAAGGGGATTATCCTTCGGTCAACTGGCCTGTGGAGACCAGAGGTTTTCAAACGCACTATGTAGCTATTGACGAGCAAATGGAGGAGCACATCATAAGCGTTTGTGAAAAACAACGACCTGATTTTTTCTGTTTTTCCATGGTGCAGTACATTTCAGGTATACAAATGGATCTTGATTTTTTAAATGATTTAAAGAAGCGTTTTCCTGATATGATTATGATAGCAGACGCTACTCAATATGTGGGTTCTGAAGAGTTTTGCTTTCGCGAAAGCGGAATAGACATCATTCTTGCGTCCTGCTACAAGTGGCTGCATGCCGGAGATGGAAACGGTTTTATATGTGTAAAAGAAGAAGTACAGGAACATATTTTTCCTAAGGAGATCGGTTTTAGAAGTGCCCGAAATGTCATGAATTCTAATGTGACGTTTATAAGTCGTTTTGAACCTGGCCACCAAGATATGATTGCCTTTGGCAGCTTGCAACAAGCTATTTTAAAGGTTCATGAATTGGGCTGGAAGAAGGTGTCAGATCCAGTAAAAGACTTGTCAAAAATAGCTAAAGCTGCTTTTGAAAAACGAAACCTTCTCTCTTCTGTAGTTTGCTCTAGAAAAAATCATTCTTCTATTTTTAATATCAAAGGAGATCAAAAATTATACGAGAAATTACTAGAAAACAATATTATAACTTCATTGCGTGGTGACGGAATAAGAGTAAGTTTTTCCTATTTTAATACAGCAAAAGACTTGAATAAGTTGCTGGAAGTATTAGGTTTGTAG
- a CDS encoding dihydrofolate reductase: MFGTKKKDTQGIDLEQKEMIENAQKRIKQKRSLFTHFIIFLIGSVGLIIIANRPNVEEITTLLGLEWWVWAIFAWLLLLAYHAFNVFITERLLGPEWEKSQYDKLVRKQKERITQLEKKIEKEYVAPPATLAMDTPASHRKITMIAAAGKNNELGKDGTLVWHLPDDFKRFKSLTSGHHIIMGRKTFESFPKPLPNRTHIILTRDKNYKTDGGIVVHDMQTALATVSEDQNPFIIGGGEIYQLGLAVADEIELTKVHGSFDVDTYFPEIDQTKWKIKTSLHHPADEKHKYSFDYETWVRK; the protein is encoded by the coding sequence ATGTTCGGTACCAAGAAAAAAGATACTCAGGGAATTGATTTAGAGCAAAAAGAAATGATCGAGAATGCCCAAAAACGCATCAAACAAAAGCGCAGCCTTTTTACTCATTTTATCATTTTCCTAATAGGCTCCGTAGGCTTAATTATCATTGCAAACCGTCCTAATGTAGAAGAAATCACTACATTGTTAGGCTTAGAATGGTGGGTTTGGGCCATTTTTGCTTGGTTGTTGCTACTTGCTTATCACGCCTTTAATGTTTTTATCACCGAAAGACTTCTTGGCCCAGAATGGGAAAAAAGCCAGTATGATAAACTGGTGAGAAAACAAAAGGAACGCATCACACAACTGGAAAAGAAAATAGAAAAAGAATATGTAGCGCCACCCGCAACACTTGCTATGGATACGCCTGCATCTCATCGTAAAATTACCATGATCGCAGCAGCAGGTAAGAATAATGAATTGGGTAAAGACGGCACCTTGGTATGGCATCTTCCAGACGATTTTAAAAGATTCAAGTCACTGACTTCTGGACATCACATTATTATGGGACGTAAAACTTTTGAAAGTTTTCCAAAACCACTGCCCAACCGTACCCACATTATCCTGACAAGGGATAAAAACTACAAGACCGATGGCGGTATAGTGGTTCACGATATGCAAACAGCTCTAGCAACTGTTTCAGAAGATCAAAATCCGTTTATTATAGGTGGTGGCGAGATTTACCAACTAGGACTCGCTGTAGCAGATGAAATCGAACTGACCAAAGTTCATGGCAGCTTTGACGTAGATACCTACTTCCCAGAAATAGATCAAACAAAATGGAAGATCAAAACCTCCTTGCACCATCCAGCAGATGAGAAGCACAAGTATAGTTTTGATTATGAGACTTGGGTGAGGAAATAG
- the fabD gene encoding ACP S-malonyltransferase produces the protein MKAYVFPGQGAQFTGMGKDLYDTYTEAKELFHQADEILGFEISKIMFEGTADQLKETKVTQPAIFIHSVILAKMMGADFAPDMVAGHSLGELSALTAAGSLSFADGLKIVSARALAMQAACEAQASTMAAIIGMADDVVEEVCKAVDGVVVAANYNCPGQLVISGAIPAVEKACEILKEKGAKRALLLPVGGAFHSPLMEPAREELAKAIQDTEFKKPMCPIYQNVAAFAVENTDDIKTNLIYQLTAPVKWTQSIQQMIKDGATEFIEVGPGKALQGLIKKIDREAQVSQGTVAY, from the coding sequence ATGAAAGCATACGTTTTTCCAGGTCAAGGAGCTCAATTCACAGGAATGGGTAAAGACTTATACGATACCTATACAGAAGCAAAAGAATTATTTCATCAAGCAGACGAAATCCTCGGCTTTGAGATTTCAAAAATCATGTTTGAAGGAACTGCCGATCAACTAAAAGAAACTAAAGTAACCCAACCGGCTATTTTTATTCACTCCGTGATTCTTGCAAAAATGATGGGTGCAGATTTTGCTCCAGATATGGTAGCAGGACATTCTTTAGGAGAATTAAGTGCGCTTACCGCAGCTGGTTCTTTATCATTTGCAGATGGCTTGAAAATCGTTTCAGCTCGCGCCCTAGCCATGCAGGCCGCTTGTGAAGCTCAAGCAAGCACCATGGCAGCCATCATAGGAATGGCAGATGATGTGGTTGAAGAGGTGTGTAAAGCTGTAGACGGTGTGGTCGTAGCAGCTAATTACAATTGTCCTGGACAGCTCGTTATTTCAGGAGCCATTCCAGCAGTAGAAAAAGCTTGTGAGATCCTAAAAGAAAAAGGAGCCAAAAGAGCATTACTGCTTCCAGTAGGTGGTGCTTTTCATTCTCCATTAATGGAACCAGCGAGAGAAGAACTGGCTAAAGCTATACAAGACACCGAATTTAAAAAACCTATGTGTCCTATCTATCAAAACGTAGCTGCTTTTGCGGTTGAGAATACAGACGATATCAAAACCAATTTGATTTACCAACTGACAGCTCCCGTAAAATGGACACAATCCATTCAACAAATGATCAAAGACGGAGCAACAGAATTTATAGAAGTAGGACCAGGAAAAGCACTACAAGGATTGATCAAGAAAATTGATCGTGAGGCGCAAGTGAGTCAAGGAACTGTGGCATATTAA
- the odhB gene encoding 2-oxoglutarate dehydrogenase complex dihydrolipoyllysine-residue succinyltransferase, whose product MALEMKVPSPGESITEVEIAEWLVATGDWVEKDQAIAEVDSDKATLELPAEASGIITLMAEEGDAVEVGAVICLIDTEAANPNGGSKDVDNAPSSMGGGDGDVAKEMQKDNAGKETAAASKAPQPAQAKETYASGTPSPAAKKILDEKGMDATSVPGTGRDGRITKEDAVNAKPAMGTPGPGSRGESRTKLSMLRRKVAERLVSVKNETAMLTTFNEADMHAIFALRTEYKDAFKAKHGVSLGFMSFFTKAVTRALDMYPAVNSMIDGKEMLTYDYKDISIAVSGPKGLMVPVIRNAENLSFRGVEQEVKRLALRARDGDITVDEMTGGTFTITNGGIFGSMMSTPIINPPQSAILGMHNIIERPVVVDGDIVARPMMYLAVSYDHRIIDGKESVGFLVAIKEALENPIEILMGGDVKKALEL is encoded by the coding sequence ATGGCTCTAGAAATGAAAGTGCCTTCACCAGGCGAGTCGATTACAGAAGTAGAAATAGCAGAATGGTTAGTTGCCACCGGCGATTGGGTTGAGAAAGATCAAGCCATTGCTGAGGTAGATAGCGATAAAGCAACTCTAGAATTACCAGCTGAAGCTAGCGGTATCATTACCCTAATGGCTGAAGAAGGAGATGCCGTAGAAGTAGGAGCTGTAATCTGTCTTATAGACACGGAAGCTGCAAATCCTAACGGAGGATCTAAAGACGTAGACAACGCGCCATCTAGTATGGGTGGCGGCGATGGAGATGTCGCTAAGGAAATGCAAAAAGATAACGCAGGAAAAGAAACCGCTGCAGCTTCAAAAGCGCCACAACCTGCACAAGCAAAAGAAACTTATGCTAGCGGTACTCCAAGTCCTGCTGCAAAGAAAATTCTCGATGAAAAAGGAATGGACGCTACGTCTGTACCTGGAACTGGTCGCGACGGACGCATTACTAAGGAAGATGCTGTAAATGCAAAACCAGCTATGGGAACTCCAGGACCTGGATCTCGTGGCGAGTCGCGTACTAAACTTTCTATGTTGCGTAGAAAAGTAGCAGAACGTCTGGTAAGTGTCAAGAATGAAACAGCAATGCTCACGACCTTTAACGAGGCTGACATGCATGCTATTTTTGCATTGCGTACCGAATATAAAGATGCGTTTAAAGCAAAGCACGGTGTTTCTCTAGGATTCATGTCTTTCTTTACTAAAGCAGTAACTAGAGCCCTGGATATGTACCCAGCAGTGAACTCTATGATTGACGGTAAGGAAATGCTTACTTATGATTATAAAGATATTTCTATTGCGGTATCTGGACCTAAAGGCCTGATGGTTCCTGTAATTAGAAATGCAGAAAACCTATCTTTTAGAGGAGTAGAACAAGAAGTGAAAAGATTAGCCCTACGCGCTAGAGATGGAGATATTACTGTGGACGAAATGACTGGTGGTACCTTTACGATCACAAACGGTGGTATTTTTGGAAGTATGATGAGTACACCTATTATCAACCCGCCTCAGAGTGCTATTTTAGGAATGCACAATATTATAGAGCGCCCAGTAGTAGTAGATGGTGATATTGTTGCACGCCCTATGATGTATCTAGCCGTTTCTTATGATCACCGCATCATCGATGGTAAAGAGTCTGTAGGATTCTTAGTAGCTATTAAAGAAGCCCTGGAAAACCCTATCGAGATCTTGATGGGTGGTGATGTGAAGAAGGCTTTAGAGTTGTAA
- a CDS encoding 2-oxoglutarate dehydrogenase E1 component, translating to MDKFSFLNAAHTAYFAQLYDEYLINPDQVEPSWRSFFQGFDFGMESAHEGDLVVEHEGASVGVPENLQKEFQVVKLIDAYRSRGHLFTKTNPVRERRNYEPKLDLVNFGLSDADLDTPFNSGELINLGRTSLRNIIAHLNKVYCESIGVEYMYIRKPDEIKWIQNWLHKNDNHPAFNKDQKLQILKKLNEAVSFETFLHTKYVGQKRFSLEGNESLIPALDALIENAADKGVDQFVLGMAHRGRLNVLTNIFGKPVKDIFSEFDGKDYEQDIFDGDVKYHLGYTSKRKTDNGNDININIVPNPSHLEAVGAVVEGIARAKQDRHTPENFSKVLPIVIHGDAAIAGQGIVYEVVQMAQLDAYKTAGTIHLVVNNQVGFTTNYLDARSSTYCTDVAKVTLSPVLHVNADDAEAVVHAMNFALDYRMEFARDVFIDLLGYRKYGHNEGDEPRFTQPQLYKAIAKQKNPCDIYAERLLQEGVINNSKVKELESQYKNRLEEELVTSRQMENTLITPFMQDEWEGFEPATEIEMMKKVATGVDRAVLEKITKTISQLPKGESFIRKVKKIIESRQAMFDNDKLDWAMGEHLAYGSLMMEGFDVRMSGQDIERGTFSHRHAVVKSENQENEFILHNHIDGVKGNMDIYNSHLSEYAVVGFEYGYALARPNTLTIWEAQFGDFSNGAQIVMDQYISAGEDKWKNQNGLVKLLPHGYEGQGAEHSSARIERYLQLCAKDNMFMANCTTPANLFHLLRRQMLVNYRKPLVVFTPKSLLRSPRAVSKVSELEQGHFQEVIDVDGDAFAKAETLVFVSGKFYYDLLEYREENNRTDVALVRLEQLFPLPVEQMQEIIKKYGSKDVVWAQEEPRNMGAYSHLMLHMPETRTWRVCSRNMYAAPASGSSTRSKRRQARIIEDVFNTNK from the coding sequence ATGGACAAGTTTTCATTTCTAAATGCAGCACATACTGCATACTTCGCACAACTTTATGATGAATATCTAATTAATCCAGACCAGGTAGAGCCTTCATGGCGTTCCTTTTTTCAAGGTTTTGATTTTGGAATGGAGAGCGCTCACGAGGGCGACCTAGTAGTAGAGCATGAAGGTGCTTCGGTGGGTGTTCCAGAAAACTTACAGAAAGAATTTCAAGTTGTAAAATTAATTGATGCGTATCGATCAAGAGGTCATTTGTTTACTAAAACAAATCCAGTTAGAGAGCGCCGTAATTATGAGCCTAAGCTAGACCTGGTCAACTTTGGTCTTTCTGATGCAGACTTAGACACTCCTTTTAATTCAGGAGAATTAATAAACTTGGGAAGAACCAGTCTTAGGAACATCATTGCTCACCTTAATAAAGTGTATTGTGAGAGTATAGGGGTGGAGTACATGTACATACGCAAACCAGATGAGATCAAATGGATCCAAAACTGGTTGCACAAAAATGACAATCATCCTGCTTTTAATAAAGATCAAAAATTACAGATTCTTAAGAAGCTGAATGAAGCCGTTTCTTTTGAAACTTTCCTTCATACTAAATATGTGGGACAGAAACGTTTTTCTCTAGAAGGAAATGAATCATTAATTCCTGCACTTGATGCCCTAATTGAAAATGCTGCTGACAAAGGAGTGGATCAATTTGTACTGGGTATGGCGCACCGTGGCCGATTAAATGTATTGACTAATATTTTTGGCAAGCCCGTAAAGGATATTTTCTCAGAATTTGACGGGAAAGATTACGAACAAGATATTTTTGATGGTGATGTCAAATACCACTTGGGGTATACCAGTAAAAGAAAAACAGATAACGGCAACGATATCAATATCAATATAGTTCCTAATCCGTCTCATTTAGAGGCGGTAGGTGCCGTAGTAGAGGGAATAGCTCGTGCCAAACAAGACAGACATACCCCAGAGAACTTCTCTAAAGTATTGCCCATTGTAATTCATGGTGACGCGGCTATTGCTGGTCAGGGAATCGTTTATGAAGTGGTGCAAATGGCACAATTAGACGCTTATAAAACAGCAGGAACCATACACTTAGTGGTTAACAATCAAGTAGGCTTTACTACTAATTATCTAGATGCAAGATCCAGTACGTACTGTACAGATGTTGCTAAGGTAACTTTATCACCAGTACTTCACGTAAATGCAGACGATGCTGAAGCAGTGGTTCACGCGATGAATTTTGCGCTGGATTACCGTATGGAATTTGCTAGGGATGTGTTTATTGATTTATTAGGCTATAGAAAATACGGTCATAATGAAGGTGATGAGCCTCGTTTTACACAGCCACAATTATATAAAGCGATCGCTAAGCAAAAGAATCCATGTGATATTTATGCAGAGAGATTGCTTCAAGAAGGAGTGATTAATAACTCCAAGGTCAAAGAATTAGAAAGTCAATACAAAAACAGACTGGAAGAGGAGTTAGTGACCTCAAGACAAATGGAGAATACCTTGATTACTCCATTTATGCAAGATGAATGGGAAGGTTTTGAACCGGCTACAGAAATAGAGATGATGAAAAAAGTAGCTACTGGTGTAGACCGTGCTGTTTTAGAAAAAATCACTAAAACCATTTCTCAACTCCCAAAAGGAGAATCTTTTATTAGGAAAGTAAAAAAGATTATTGAATCCCGTCAGGCTATGTTTGATAATGATAAGCTGGACTGGGCAATGGGCGAGCACCTTGCTTACGGTAGTTTGATGATGGAAGGCTTTGATGTACGTATGAGTGGACAGGATATAGAAAGAGGTACTTTTTCTCACCGTCACGCAGTCGTAAAATCAGAGAATCAAGAGAACGAATTCATTTTACACAATCATATCGATGGTGTAAAAGGAAACATGGATATATACAATTCACACCTGTCAGAGTATGCGGTGGTAGGTTTTGAATATGGTTATGCCTTAGCAAGACCTAACACCTTGACTATTTGGGAAGCACAATTTGGAGATTTCTCTAACGGTGCTCAAATCGTTATGGATCAGTACATCAGTGCTGGAGAAGATAAATGGAAGAATCAGAATGGTCTGGTAAAATTATTACCACACGGTTATGAAGGTCAAGGAGCAGAGCATTCCAGTGCGCGTATAGAACGTTATTTACAGTTGTGTGCAAAGGACAATATGTTTATGGCCAACTGTACCACGCCAGCAAACTTGTTTCACCTATTACGTCGTCAGATGTTGGTCAATTACCGCAAGCCTTTGGTGGTGTTTACTCCTAAATCTTTGTTGCGTTCTCCTAGAGCAGTAAGCAAGGTGTCTGAACTGGAGCAAGGGCATTTTCAAGAAGTTATTGATGTGGATGGTGACGCTTTCGCGAAAGCGGAAACATTAGTATTTGTATCAGGAAAATTCTATTACGATCTTTTAGAATACAGAGAAGAAAATAACAGAACAGACGTTGCCTTAGTAAGACTAGAACAATTATTCCCGCTTCCGGTAGAACAAATGCAAGAAATAATTAAAAAATACGGTTCTAAAGATGTCGTTTGGGCACAAGAAGAACCTAGAAATATGGGAGCATATTCCCACTTGATGTTACACATGCCAGAAACAAGAACATGGCGCGTGTGCTCAAGAAATATGTACGCAGCCCCTGCTTCAGGAAGTTCCACAAGATCTAAGAGAAGACAGGCAAGAATAATAGAAGATGTATTTAATACCAACAAATAA
- a CDS encoding alpha-ketoglutarate decarboxylase, producing the protein MKNISIISVFGLFCCLSFSQQLQESKFWDRVLFGGNIGANFGSNFSSVLIAPQAIYQVNEYIGLGVGLNYSYSERDLNRFDDFKSTIAGGSFIALAQPIDFLQVSADFEYLNVNRNFADSSFDDNYWVPAFFLGAGYQQGNFVIGARYDVLFNERRSVYQNGIQPFIRVLF; encoded by the coding sequence TTGAAAAATATCAGCATCATATCCGTATTTGGACTCTTTTGTTGTCTTTCTTTTAGTCAGCAACTGCAAGAGTCTAAATTTTGGGACCGCGTTCTATTTGGAGGTAACATAGGTGCTAACTTCGGTAGCAACTTCAGCTCGGTGCTTATTGCTCCACAAGCTATTTATCAAGTGAACGAATATATAGGTCTAGGAGTTGGTTTAAATTACAGCTATTCAGAACGAGACCTCAATAGATTTGACGACTTTAAATCCACTATCGCAGGTGGTAGTTTCATTGCTCTTGCACAACCTATAGACTTCCTTCAGGTCAGTGCAGACTTTGAATACCTCAACGTGAATAGGAACTTTGCCGACTCCAGTTTTGACGATAACTATTGGGTCCCTGCCTTTTTCTTAGGCGCTGGTTATCAACAAGGAAATTTTGTAATAGGCGCGAGATATGATGTGCTCTTTAATGAAAGACGCAGTGTATATCAAAACGGGATACAGCCGTTTATCAGGGTGTTGTTTTAA
- a CDS encoding ligase-associated DNA damage response DEXH box helicase, with amino-acid sequence MTKKELFHIAEDYFQQQGWTAFPFQKQTWDAFISGKNGLLNAPTGSGKTYALWVAIVLNYIKSNPDYKTKNKKGLKAIWITPLRSLSQEIAQTSQKFVDGIGLPFTVGIRSGDTSTKERAAQKKSLPDLLITTPESLHLLLATKDHVKLFQDCNAIIIDEWHELLGTKRGVQMELGLSRLAGINNNLRIWGISATIGNLEQARQVLLGVDSSRFRESVLIKANLKKKIEVRSIIPESMDKFPWRGHLGLHLLEDVVKIINKSRSTLIFTNTRAQCELWFQALMHQHPEFAGEVAMHHGSINKETRIWVENAIRNESLKACICTSSLDLGVDFAPVETIIQIGSPKGVARFLQRAGRSGHQPGETSVIYFLPTHALELIEASALQKAVTTQAVEDRLPYLNCYDVLIQYLCTLAVSGGFYPKEIYPEVKATFCYQELTYEEFEWCLKFIVYGSSSLASYDEYKKVSINEDGRYFIDDRGIAMRHRLQMGTIVTGTDITVKYVTGGYIGSIEEYFISQLSRGDVFVFAGRTLEFVRLKAMVAQVRNSARKKGKVTSWMGSRMPLSSQLGELLREEMQNFQSESKRTPEVKALKDIIARQQEESIVPQNHEFLIETFKTREGYHSVFYPFEGRLVHMAMAGLIAYRISLLQPISFSLAYNDYGFEILSDQEFDMQNVLDNNLITSEMILEDLEASVNATELAKRKFRDIAVIAGLVFTGYPNKAVKVKHLQSSSQLLFEVFRDHEPDNLLFRQAYTETYEQEIEEYRLREAFERIENQTIVWKACERPTPFSFPIITDRLREKLSSEKLADRIKRMQLKWE; translated from the coding sequence ATGACTAAAAAAGAACTGTTTCATATAGCCGAAGACTATTTCCAGCAACAAGGCTGGACGGCTTTTCCATTCCAAAAACAAACTTGGGATGCCTTTATATCTGGAAAAAATGGATTGCTCAACGCGCCTACTGGAAGCGGTAAAACCTACGCGCTTTGGGTAGCCATCGTTTTGAACTACATCAAATCAAACCCAGATTACAAGACCAAAAATAAAAAAGGCCTAAAAGCCATCTGGATCACTCCACTGAGATCGCTTTCTCAAGAAATTGCGCAAACATCCCAAAAGTTTGTAGATGGAATCGGACTGCCTTTTACCGTAGGAATACGCTCTGGAGATACCTCCACAAAAGAAAGAGCCGCGCAAAAAAAGTCCCTACCCGACTTGTTGATCACCACACCTGAGAGTTTGCATTTATTACTCGCTACAAAAGACCACGTAAAATTATTTCAAGATTGTAATGCCATTATCATTGATGAATGGCATGAACTGCTAGGCACCAAACGCGGCGTTCAAATGGAACTGGGACTTTCGCGTCTTGCTGGTATCAATAACAACCTACGCATTTGGGGAATTAGTGCCACCATCGGTAATCTCGAGCAAGCCAGACAGGTGTTATTAGGGGTAGATTCTTCTCGCTTTCGCGAAAGCGTGCTCATCAAAGCAAATCTGAAAAAGAAGATTGAAGTACGTTCCATCATACCAGAAAGTATGGATAAATTTCCATGGCGTGGTCACCTGGGTTTGCATTTACTGGAGGATGTTGTCAAGATTATCAATAAAAGCAGGTCTACGCTCATTTTTACCAATACAAGAGCACAGTGTGAACTTTGGTTTCAAGCGCTAATGCACCAACATCCAGAATTTGCCGGAGAAGTTGCGATGCACCACGGTTCTATCAATAAAGAAACGCGTATTTGGGTAGAAAATGCGATAAGAAATGAATCCTTAAAGGCTTGTATTTGTACCTCCTCGCTAGATTTAGGAGTAGATTTTGCGCCTGTAGAAACCATTATTCAAATAGGCAGCCCAAAAGGTGTTGCTCGATTTTTACAACGTGCAGGAAGATCTGGACACCAACCTGGAGAAACTTCTGTGATCTACTTTTTGCCAACTCACGCACTGGAATTAATAGAAGCCAGCGCATTACAAAAAGCAGTGACCACACAAGCGGTGGAAGATCGTTTGCCCTATTTGAACTGCTATGACGTGCTGATTCAATATTTGTGTACCCTAGCGGTGTCCGGCGGGTTTTATCCCAAAGAAATTTATCCTGAGGTGAAGGCAACTTTTTGTTATCAAGAGTTGACTTATGAAGAATTTGAATGGTGTTTAAAATTTATCGTTTATGGAAGTTCTTCCTTAGCTTCTTATGACGAGTATAAAAAGGTTTCTATAAATGAAGACGGCAGGTACTTTATAGACGATCGAGGTATCGCTATGAGACACCGATTGCAAATGGGAACCATCGTCACTGGAACTGATATTACGGTAAAATACGTCACTGGCGGTTACATAGGCTCTATTGAAGAGTACTTTATAAGCCAGCTATCCCGTGGAGATGTATTTGTTTTTGCAGGTCGCACGCTAGAATTCGTAAGACTCAAAGCAATGGTGGCACAAGTGCGCAATTCTGCTAGAAAAAAAGGCAAAGTGACCAGCTGGATGGGAAGCCGCATGCCACTAAGTTCACAACTAGGTGAGTTATTAAGAGAGGAGATGCAAAATTTCCAAAGCGAAAGCAAACGCACTCCAGAAGTCAAGGCTTTAAAAGACATTATCGCAAGACAGCAAGAAGAAAGCATTGTACCGCAAAACCATGAATTCCTAATTGAAACCTTTAAAACCAGAGAAGGATACCATTCGGTTTTTTATCCTTTTGAAGGAAGGCTGGTTCATATGGCAATGGCAGGATTGATCGCTTATCGCATCAGTTTGTTACAGCCTATTAGCTTTTCACTTGCCTATAATGATTACGGATTTGAAATCTTAAGCGATCAAGAATTTGATATGCAAAACGTGCTGGATAATAATTTAATCACTTCAGAAATGATACTGGAAGATTTAGAAGCCAGTGTGAATGCTACCGAACTTGCCAAAAGAAAATTTAGAGACATTGCCGTGATTGCAGGACTTGTTTTTACTGGCTATCCTAATAAGGCTGTAAAAGTAAAACACCTGCAAAGCAGCAGCCAGTTGCTTTTTGAAGTCTTTAGAGATCATGAACCAGATAATTTACTCTTCCGTCAAGCCTATACAGAAACCTATGAGCAGGAAATAGAAGAATACCGATTGCGGGAAGCTTTTGAACGTATAGAAAATCAAACTATCGTCTGGAAAGCTTGTGAGCGACCTACACCCTTCTCTTTCCCTATTATTACCGATCGCTTAAGAGAAAAACTGAGTAGTGAAAAACTAGCCGATCGCATCAAAAGAATGCAGTTGAAATGGGAATAA